In Neovison vison isolate M4711 chromosome 11, ASM_NN_V1, whole genome shotgun sequence, one genomic interval encodes:
- the LOC122890361 gene encoding antifreeze protein Maxi-like, whose protein sequence is MAQGRGPEKRRRRRWRRRQTGGDGVGGASGLGCTSSVGIQVAAAAVAAQTVPAAAESAAAVVTVAVQTAAWAAQAVAVQMAVALVAAALSAAAQAVGIGADSWAAQAATAWASTAPTAAAAAAAASAAAVEQTAAAAQIASAAQAVLATQEAAPAQMAATQMAAGAAQAAAVAAPARASN, encoded by the exons ATGGCGCA AGGGCGTGGGCCGGAGAAGAGGCGGCGGCGCAGGTGGCGGCGTCGCCAGACAGGCGGGGACGGCGTCGGCGGCGCAAGCGGCCTGGGCTGCACAAGCAGCGTGGGGATTCAAGTGGCGGCAGCGGCGGTGGCGGCGCAGACGGTACCGGCGGCGGCAGAGTCGGCGGCGGCAGTGGTAACAGTGGCGGTGCAGACAGCGGCGTGGGCGGCGCAGGCGGTGGCGGTGCAGATGGCGGTGGCTTTGGTGGCGGCGGCATTGTCGGCGGCGGCGCAGGCGGT GGGCATTGGCGCAGACAGCTGGGCTGCACAAGCGGCAACCGCTTGGGCGTCCACGGCTCCAacagcggcagcggcggcggcggcggcgtcaGCAGCAGCGGTGGAGCAGACAGCGGCGGCGGCGCAGATTGCGTCGGCTGCACAAGCGGTGTTGGCTACACAAGAGGCGGCTCCGGCGCAGATGGCAGCAACGCAGATGGCGGCGGGGGCTGCGCAAGCGGCGGCAGTGGCAGCTCCAGCGAGGGccagcaactga
- the LOC122890362 gene encoding alanine and glycine-rich protein-like — MALAAQTVAAAEAAAAEAAASEAQAALRRKKWPQTAALRAPRAIGADAFSCTSRLGSEGVQGSSGGGSGISGGDGGDSSGSGFSGTSGVGDSAEDVSGRNQRRRQRCKRPLRRQRGGADSSGFSGVGSSDGAHSGFGVASGGADGVGFDGTSGISGGAGSVGCGRGGHTDDGVRGASGTGTGWTAQAATAWAFRAPAGAAVSAAVAAVEQTAASAQTALAAQAVLATQGAAAAQMAATQMAAVERRSGGGGCASGGSGSQRDSN, encoded by the coding sequence ATGGCGCTGGCGGCGCAGACAGTGGCGGCGGCGGAAGCGGCGGCGGCGGAAGCGGCTGCGTCAGAGGCGCAAGCGGCCCTGCGGCGTAAAAAGTGGCCGCAGACCGCGGCGTTGCGGGCGCCAAGAGCCATAGGGGCAGATGCCTTCAGCTGCACAAGCCGCTTAGGCTCCGAAGGCGTCCAGGGCTCAAGCGGTGGCGGCAGCGGCATAAGCGGTGGCGATGGCGGGGATAGCAGTGGCAGCGGCTTCAGCGGCACAAGCGGCGTCGGTGACAGCGCAGAGGACGTCAGCGGGCGGAACCAGCGACGGCGTCAACGGTGCAAGCGGCCTCTGCGCAGACAACGCGGCGGTGCAGACAGCAGCGGCTTCAGCGGCGTCGGTAGCAGCGACGGTGCACACAGCGGCTTCGGCGTCGCAAGCGGCGGTGCAGATGGAGTTGGCTTCGACGGAACAAGCGGCATCAGCGGCGGCGCAGGCAGTGTTGGCTGCGGAAGGGGCGGCCACACAGACGACGGCGTCCGCGGTGCAAGCGGCACTGGCACAGGCTGGACTGCGCAAGCGGCGACCGCTTGGGCGTTCAGGGCTCCAGCAGGGGCGGCGGTGTCTGCGGCGGTAGCAGCGGTGGAGCAAACAGCGGCGTCTGCGCAGACTGCGTTGGCTGCACAAGCGGTGTTGGCAACTCAAGGGGCGGCTGCAGCGCAGATGGCAGCAACGCAGATGGCGGCGGTGGAGCGGCGGAGCGGCGGCGGGGGCTGCGCAAGCGGTGGCAGCGGGAGCCAGAGGGAcagcaactga